In Microbacterium galbinum, a single window of DNA contains:
- a CDS encoding BLUF domain-containing protein gives MSADLISVVYTSTASQPFRSSALEDLLTTCRRLNTQRGVTGMLLYRDGRFIQILEGAPDVVDLLVETIRRDHRHHDLRILLRDGIAERRFSDWTMGYRPLRDFSGGIPEGYRDSFDDLDEGADAETARRALAELTLWFRVRSVPSVTRA, from the coding sequence ATGAGCGCCGACCTGATCTCCGTCGTCTACACGAGCACCGCGTCGCAGCCGTTCCGCAGCTCCGCTCTCGAAGACCTCCTCACGACCTGCCGACGCCTGAACACGCAGAGAGGTGTCACCGGCATGCTCCTCTACCGCGACGGGCGGTTCATCCAGATCCTCGAGGGGGCGCCCGACGTCGTCGATCTTCTCGTCGAGACGATCCGTCGCGACCATCGCCACCACGACCTCCGGATCCTTCTGCGCGACGGGATCGCGGAGCGTCGCTTCAGCGACTGGACCATGGGTTACCGGCCCCTCCGCGATTTCTCCGGCGGCATCCCCGAGGGGTACCGGGATTCGTTCGACGACCTCGACGAGGGAGCGGATGCCGAGACCGCTCGGCGGGCGCTGGCCGAGTTGACGCTGTGGTTCCGCGTGCGGTCCGTCCCCTCCGTCACCCGTGCATAG